In the genome of Pseudomonas bubulae, one region contains:
- a CDS encoding CoA ester lyase, which translates to MDNTSIRSALFVPATRPERIPKALQSGADQVIVDLEDAVAEDLKAQARASLDAFLNDNPQARVLVRINAPQHQQQAADIELCRRQPGVVAVLLPKVESAAQVEQAAACGKPVWPIIESARGLLELPAIARARGVERLSFGALDLGLDLGLASDTAGAQRILDQARYAILLHSVLAQLAPPLDSVFADINNSAGMARMAADARDMGFGGLLCIHPGQVAVIHAAFMPRQDELDWARRVLDAVASTGGVFVLDGQMVDAPVIGLARRVLRRAGLPCN; encoded by the coding sequence ATGGATAACACCAGCATACGTTCAGCGCTGTTCGTCCCGGCTACTCGCCCCGAGCGGATACCCAAGGCGCTGCAAAGCGGCGCCGATCAGGTGATCGTCGATCTGGAAGACGCTGTGGCCGAGGACCTCAAGGCCCAGGCCCGCGCCAGTCTGGATGCTTTCCTTAATGACAATCCGCAGGCCAGGGTGCTGGTGCGGATCAATGCGCCGCAGCATCAGCAGCAGGCAGCCGATATCGAGTTGTGCCGTCGCCAGCCCGGCGTGGTGGCGGTATTGCTGCCCAAGGTCGAAAGCGCTGCACAGGTCGAACAGGCTGCGGCGTGTGGCAAGCCGGTGTGGCCGATTATCGAAAGCGCCAGGGGCTTGCTTGAATTGCCGGCCATTGCCCGGGCTCGCGGGGTGGAACGCCTGAGTTTCGGTGCGCTGGACCTGGGCCTGGACCTGGGCCTGGCCAGCGATACGGCTGGCGCGCAGCGCATTCTCGATCAGGCCCGCTACGCCATTTTGCTGCACAGCGTCCTGGCGCAACTGGCGCCGCCGCTGGACAGTGTATTTGCGGACATCAACAACAGCGCCGGCATGGCCCGCATGGCCGCCGATGCCAGGGATATGGGCTTTGGCGGCCTGCTGTGCATTCATCCTGGTCAGGTGGCAGTGATTCACGCCGCTTTTATGCCGCGTCAGGACGAGCTGGACTGGGCGCGGCGGGTTCTGGATGCGGTTGCATCCACAGGCGGGGTGTTTGTGCTCGACGGGCAAATGGTCGATGCCCCGGTCATCGGCCTTGCCCGGCGGGTATTGCGCCGGGCCGGTCTGCCTTGTAACTGA
- a CDS encoding MmgE/PrpD family protein has protein sequence MSQHTQALTRFLASLDYQQLPEAVISRTEELFLDWLGSALASQGAHPIPLFERYVAKMGPGTGPAGILVNGQTTSAYFAALVNGASSHLVEQDDLHNSSVLHPATVVFPAVLAAAQDLGKSGRDLIVAAVAGYEAGIRIGEFLGRSHYRIFHTTATVGTLAAAVGVGKLMGFNPQQFTHLLGTAGTQAAGLWEFLRDAADSKQLHTAKAAADGLLAAYLTGEGLSGAQNILEGEQGMAAGMSSDANPACLSDRLGSRWALTETSFKFHASCRHTHPAADALLALMQREGLGAEDIASVTTRVHQAAIDVLGRVEVPQSVHQAKFSMGTVLGLIAVYGKAGLPEFHQHALSDARVGAFRDKVRMVLDNDVDDAYPQRWLGRVLVTTVQGRSLQGSIDEPRGDPGNTLSRAELEDKFRRLLAFSGARSDEQASGLLEQVWHLRHLDDLSVLTCIGRPS, from the coding sequence ATGAGTCAGCACACGCAAGCGCTCACCCGTTTTTTGGCCAGCCTGGATTACCAGCAATTACCCGAAGCCGTTATCAGCCGTACTGAAGAGCTGTTTCTCGACTGGCTGGGATCGGCCCTGGCCAGTCAGGGCGCGCACCCGATCCCGTTGTTTGAACGCTACGTGGCGAAGATGGGCCCGGGCACCGGGCCTGCCGGTATTCTGGTCAATGGCCAGACCACCTCGGCGTATTTTGCCGCGCTGGTCAATGGCGCCAGCTCCCATTTGGTGGAGCAGGACGACCTGCATAACAGCTCCGTGCTGCACCCGGCGACCGTGGTGTTTCCTGCGGTGCTGGCGGCGGCACAGGACCTGGGAAAATCGGGTCGCGATCTGATTGTCGCCGCCGTCGCCGGTTATGAAGCGGGCATTCGCATCGGTGAGTTTCTTGGCCGTTCGCATTACCGCATCTTTCACACCACGGCTACGGTCGGCACCCTGGCGGCAGCGGTGGGGGTCGGCAAGCTGATGGGGTTCAACCCGCAGCAGTTCACCCACCTGCTGGGCACTGCCGGGACCCAGGCCGCGGGCCTGTGGGAGTTTCTGCGCGATGCCGCGGACTCCAAGCAGCTGCATACCGCCAAGGCCGCCGCTGATGGTTTGCTGGCTGCTTACCTGACGGGCGAAGGTCTGAGCGGTGCGCAAAATATTCTTGAGGGTGAGCAGGGCATGGCTGCCGGCATGTCCAGCGACGCCAACCCGGCGTGCCTGTCCGATCGCCTGGGCAGCCGCTGGGCGCTGACGGAGACTTCGTTCAAGTTTCACGCCTCGTGCCGCCACACCCACCCGGCGGCCGATGCGCTGCTGGCGTTGATGCAGCGGGAGGGGCTTGGAGCAGAGGATATCGCCAGTGTCACCACCCGCGTCCATCAAGCCGCCATCGATGTATTGGGCCGCGTAGAGGTACCGCAGAGCGTGCACCAGGCCAAGTTTTCCATGGGCACGGTGCTGGGCCTGATTGCCGTCTATGGCAAGGCCGGCTTGCCCGAGTTTCATCAACATGCGCTGAGCGATGCGCGCGTTGGCGCGTTTCGCGACAAGGTGCGCATGGTCCTCGATAACGACGTTGACGATGCGTATCCACAACGCTGGCTGGGCCGGGTGCTGGTGACCACGGTGCAGGGGCGCAGCCTGCAGGGCAGCATCGATGAGCCCAGAGGCGACCCGGGCAATACGTTGAGCCGCGCCGAACTGGAAGACAAGTTTCGCCGCCTGCTGGCCTTCTCGGGAGCGCGTAGCGACGAACAGGCCAGCGGGCTGCTCGAGCAGGTCTGGCACCTGCGCCATCTTGACGACTTGAGTGTACTGACCTGCATCGGGAGACCATCATGA
- a CDS encoding acyl-CoA dehydrogenase family protein has product MNPYLNEDYNAIREGVRALCAEFPAEYWRKIDEDKGFPEAFVAAMTEAGWLSAMIPEHYGGSGLGLAEASVILEEVNHCGGNSGTVHGQMYNMFTLLRHGSEAQKSYYLPRLASGELRLQSMAVTEPTTGTDTTKIKTTAVRQGDTYVINGQKVWISRVQHSDLMILLARTTPLADVQKKADGMSIFLVDLREAIGNGLTVQPIANMVNHETNELFFDNLVIPASSLIGEEGKGFRYILDGLNAERTLIAAECIGDGRWFNEKSAQYARDRVVFGRPIGQNQGVQFPIAEAHIELEAADLMRWRACEEYDSGGKAGAAANMAKYLAAKASWEAANACLQTHGGFGFANEYDVERKFRETRLYQVAPISTNLILSYVAEHLLELPRSF; this is encoded by the coding sequence ATGAATCCGTATCTGAACGAAGACTATAACGCCATTCGCGAGGGTGTCCGCGCCCTGTGTGCGGAGTTTCCAGCCGAGTACTGGCGCAAGATTGACGAAGACAAGGGCTTTCCTGAAGCCTTTGTCGCCGCCATGACCGAAGCCGGCTGGTTGTCGGCGATGATCCCCGAGCACTACGGCGGTTCGGGCCTGGGGCTGGCTGAGGCCTCGGTGATTCTTGAGGAAGTGAACCACTGTGGCGGCAACTCCGGCACCGTGCATGGCCAGATGTACAATATGTTTACCTTGCTGCGTCACGGCAGCGAGGCGCAAAAAAGTTATTACCTGCCCCGGCTGGCCAGTGGCGAGCTGCGCTTGCAGTCGATGGCAGTGACCGAGCCGACCACGGGCACCGACACCACCAAGATCAAAACCACTGCCGTGCGCCAGGGCGACACGTATGTGATCAATGGCCAGAAGGTGTGGATTTCGCGGGTTCAGCATTCCGACCTGATGATCCTGCTGGCCCGCACCACGCCGTTGGCCGACGTGCAGAAAAAAGCCGACGGCATGTCGATCTTTCTGGTCGATCTGCGCGAAGCCATCGGCAACGGCCTGACCGTGCAGCCGATTGCCAATATGGTCAATCACGAAACCAACGAGCTGTTTTTCGACAACCTGGTAATCCCCGCCAGCAGCCTGATCGGCGAAGAGGGCAAGGGCTTTCGTTATATCCTTGACGGGCTCAATGCCGAGCGCACGCTGATCGCCGCTGAATGCATCGGTGATGGCCGCTGGTTCAATGAAAAGTCTGCACAGTACGCCCGTGATCGTGTGGTATTCGGTCGTCCGATCGGGCAGAACCAGGGCGTACAGTTCCCGATTGCCGAAGCCCATATCGAGCTGGAAGCCGCTGACCTGATGCGCTGGCGCGCCTGCGAAGAATACGACAGTGGGGGTAAAGCCGGGGCGGCGGCCAATATGGCCAAGTACCTGGCAGCCAAGGCCAGCTGGGAAGCGGCCAATGCCTGCCTGCAAACCCACGGCGGTTTCGGTTTTGCCAATGAGTATGACGTCGAGCGCAAGTTTCGCGAGACCCGTCTGTACCAGGTGGCGCCCATCTCCACCAACCTGATCCTGTCCTATGTGGCCGAGCATCTGCTCGAGTTGCCGCGTTCCTTTTAA
- the dctM gene encoding C4-dicarboxylate TRAP transporter large permease protein DctM, translating to MTIAFLFVALFVLMFVGIPVAISLGLSGAMTILFFSNDSVRSLAIKLFETSEHYTLLAIPFFLLSGAFMTSGGVARRLIDFANACVGHIKGGLAIAAILACMLFAALSGSSPATVAAVGSIVIAGMVRSGYKQDFAAGIVCNAGTLGILIPPSIVMVVYATATETSVGKLFMAGVVPGLLLGLVLMVTIYILARVKDMPSLPRASFKEIVTAGRRAGWGLMLIVIILGGIYSGMFTPTEAAAVAAVYAAFVAIFIYKDMTVRECPKVIVEAGKLSVVLMFIIANAMLFAHVLTTEQIPQSITAWVVEQGFTPIEFLLVVNIVLLVAGTFMEPSAIILILAPILFPIAMQLGIDPIHLGIIMVVNMEIGLITPPTGLNLFVTSAVTGMPLTRVVRAVSPWLLVMLAFLVLVTYVPFVSLALPNWLGM from the coding sequence ATGACTATTGCCTTCCTTTTTGTCGCCCTGTTCGTGCTGATGTTTGTCGGTATTCCGGTGGCGATTTCCCTGGGCTTGTCCGGGGCCATGACCATTCTGTTCTTCAGTAACGACTCGGTGCGTTCGCTGGCGATCAAGCTGTTTGAAACCAGCGAGCACTACACATTGCTGGCGATCCCGTTTTTCCTGCTATCGGGTGCATTCATGACCAGCGGCGGCGTGGCCCGGCGCCTGATCGATTTCGCCAACGCCTGCGTCGGGCATATCAAGGGTGGCCTGGCCATCGCCGCAATCCTGGCCTGCATGCTGTTTGCGGCGCTGAGTGGCTCTTCTCCGGCCACGGTGGCGGCGGTGGGCTCGATCGTTATCGCCGGCATGGTCCGTTCTGGCTACAAGCAGGATTTTGCTGCCGGTATCGTCTGTAACGCCGGGACCCTGGGCATCCTGATTCCGCCGTCGATCGTCATGGTGGTTTACGCTACCGCCACCGAAACCTCGGTGGGCAAGCTGTTTATGGCCGGTGTTGTGCCGGGTCTGTTGCTGGGGCTGGTATTGATGGTGACCATCTACATCCTGGCGCGGGTCAAGGACATGCCATCGCTGCCCCGGGCCTCGTTCAAGGAAATCGTCACCGCCGGGCGCCGTGCCGGCTGGGGCCTGATGTTGATCGTGATCATTCTCGGCGGTATTTACTCGGGCATGTTCACCCCTACCGAAGCGGCTGCTGTGGCAGCGGTGTATGCAGCGTTCGTGGCGATCTTTATCTACAAGGACATGACCGTCCGCGAATGCCCGAAGGTGATTGTCGAGGCGGGCAAGCTGAGCGTGGTGCTGATGTTTATCATTGCCAACGCCATGCTTTTTGCCCATGTGCTGACCACCGAGCAGATCCCGCAGTCGATTACCGCCTGGGTGGTGGAGCAGGGCTTTACCCCGATTGAGTTCCTGTTGGTGGTCAATATTGTGCTGTTGGTTGCAGGGACTTTTATGGAGCCTTCGGCAATCATCCTGATTCTGGCGCCGATCCTGTTCCCGATTGCCATGCAACTGGGGATTGATCCGATCCATCTGGGCATCATCATGGTGGTGAATATGGAAATCGGCCTGATCACCCCACCCACCGGGCTAAACCTGTTTGTCACCTCGGCGGTCACGGGTATGCCGCTCACTCGAGTGGTACGTGCGGTATCGCCGTGGTTACTGGTGATGCTGGCGTTCCTGGTGCTGGTGACCTATGTGCCGTTTGTGTCGCTGGCGTTGCCGAATTGGCTGGGGATGTAG
- a CDS encoding TRAP transporter small permease, producing MHAAVRVWNHAEEMLVAFLLAGMTLVTFAYVVFNNLYGVFYSLGDSLPFANETLLGIGDSILYVAQEMTWSVALTKAMFGWLIFVGLAWGVRIGAHIGVDLLVRQFKPANQRRVALLAVAICLGYCVLMAYSSEQWVATLYAVGTSAEDLDRYGIRQWQIVMIVPIGFALMFVRFLQVFIRIIQGKQQGLGLHSEVEDAVKLAENDQQGTPK from the coding sequence ATGCACGCAGCCGTTCGTGTCTGGAATCACGCGGAAGAAATGCTGGTGGCATTCCTGCTTGCAGGCATGACCCTGGTCACCTTCGCGTATGTCGTATTCAACAACCTCTATGGTGTTTTCTATTCCCTGGGGGACTCGCTGCCGTTCGCCAACGAGACCCTGCTCGGCATCGGCGACAGTATTCTCTACGTCGCCCAGGAGATGACCTGGAGTGTGGCCCTGACCAAGGCCATGTTCGGCTGGCTGATTTTTGTCGGCCTGGCCTGGGGCGTGCGCATTGGCGCGCATATTGGCGTCGACTTGTTGGTGCGCCAGTTCAAGCCTGCCAATCAGCGGCGGGTGGCCTTGCTGGCAGTGGCCATTTGCCTGGGCTATTGCGTGCTGATGGCGTACTCCAGCGAGCAGTGGGTGGCCACGTTGTATGCCGTTGGCACCAGTGCCGAAGACCTGGACCGCTACGGTATCAGGCAATGGCAAATCGTGATGATCGTGCCGATCGGTTTTGCCTTGATGTTTGTGCGTTTTCTGCAGGTTTTTATCCGCATCATTCAGGGCAAGCAGCAAGGCCTGGGCTTGCACAGTGAAGTGGAGGACGCCGTCAAACTGGCGGAAAACGACCAGCAGGGGACTCCAAAATGA
- a CDS encoding VOC family protein produces MQISHLDHLVLTVRDIPTSLDFYSRVLGMQPVVFGQGRHALGFGQQKINLHQAGAEFEPKASQPLPGSADLCFIVATPLDAVIEQLHGLGVAILEGPVMRTGAQGPIRSIYLRDPDLNLIELSNRVESAA; encoded by the coding sequence ATGCAGATCAGTCATCTGGACCATCTGGTCCTGACAGTACGGGATATCCCCACAAGTCTGGATTTTTACAGCCGGGTGCTGGGCATGCAGCCCGTGGTGTTCGGTCAGGGCCGCCATGCCCTTGGGTTCGGCCAGCAAAAGATCAACCTGCACCAGGCCGGTGCCGAGTTCGAGCCCAAGGCCAGCCAGCCACTGCCGGGTTCGGCAGACCTGTGTTTTATCGTCGCGACCCCATTGGATGCTGTAATCGAGCAGCTGCACGGCCTGGGTGTTGCCATCCTCGAGGGGCCGGTCATGCGCACCGGTGCCCAGGGGCCGATTCGCTCGATTTACCTGCGTGACCCGGATCTGAACCTGATCGAGTTGTCCAATCGAGTGGAGAGCGCGGCATGA
- a CDS encoding MaoC family dehydratase N-terminal domain-containing protein yields the protein MSDNALADWIGRTEEIHDVLSLNLVTRIAATFGEKVPQAGEPLPALWQWCFFQPTVEEQGLGDDGHPARGGFLPPAHNRNRMWAGGRVEFFTPLRVDARATRFSTILDVREKLGKTGSLLFVTVQHDYLQDGQLAIREEQDIVYREPTPPKLAEGEPLPAGIWQESITPSPTLLFRYSAVTFNGHRIHYDWPYATATEGYPGLVVHGPLMATLSLRAFCRANPQAQVRRFAYRGVRPLIAPQPFVLRGRVVAAGKAELWVGNAEGIAQQGEVSFD from the coding sequence ATGAGCGATAACGCACTGGCCGACTGGATCGGTCGTACTGAAGAAATCCATGACGTTCTTAGCCTGAACCTGGTCACCCGTATCGCCGCTACCTTCGGTGAGAAGGTGCCGCAGGCCGGGGAGCCTCTGCCGGCGTTGTGGCAGTGGTGTTTCTTTCAGCCCACGGTAGAGGAACAGGGGCTGGGTGATGATGGTCACCCGGCCCGGGGCGGCTTTTTGCCTCCGGCCCACAACCGCAACCGCATGTGGGCGGGCGGGCGTGTCGAGTTCTTTACTCCGCTCAGGGTGGATGCCAGGGCGACGCGTTTTTCCACCATTCTCGATGTTCGGGAAAAACTCGGTAAAACCGGCTCGCTGCTGTTTGTCACTGTCCAGCATGACTATCTGCAGGACGGCCAACTGGCCATTCGCGAAGAACAGGACATTGTCTACCGCGAACCAACCCCGCCCAAGCTGGCAGAGGGCGAGCCCTTGCCTGCGGGCATCTGGCAGGAGTCGATCACGCCGAGCCCCACCTTGCTGTTCCGCTACTCGGCGGTCACCTTCAATGGCCATCGCATCCATTACGACTGGCCTTATGCGACCGCAACGGAAGGCTACCCGGGGCTGGTGGTACACGGGCCGCTGATGGCCACCCTCAGCCTCCGAGCTTTTTGCCGCGCCAATCCCCAGGCCCAAGTGCGGCGCTTTGCCTATCGCGGCGTGCGGCCGTTGATTGCACCTCAGCCCTTTGTGCTGCGGGGGCGTGTCGTGGCGGCGGGCAAAGCCGAGTTGTGGGTGGGCAACGCAGAGGGTATCGCCCAGCAGGGCGAAGTGAGCTTCGACTAA
- a CDS encoding CaiB/BaiF CoA-transferase family protein: MTATAHKPRPLDGITVISLEHAIAAPFCTRQLADLGARVIKIERPGSGDFARDYDGRVNGLASHFVWTNRSKESLTLNVKQQQAADVLDKLLATADVLVQNLAPGAAERMGLSFATLHERFPRLIVCDISGYGEGGPYEQKKAYDLLIQSEGGFLSVTGGPDEHDMAKAGCSIADIAAGMYAYTGVLSALLLRDKTGEGSRIDVSMLESLVEWMNYPLYYAYDGAAPPPRAGAAHATIYPYGPFPAGDGGTVMLGLQNEREWQQFCDRVLLQPDLASNPRFNANARRSENRSELRAIIVETFAGMGTDEVIARLDGASIANAHVNDMAGVWAHPQLAARKRWREVDSPAGKLPALLPPGCNTAFEPRMEAVPGLGQHTDSLLGELGYGADEIQRLHQQGAV; encoded by the coding sequence ATGACCGCCACCGCGCACAAACCCCGGCCGCTGGACGGTATTACCGTGATCAGCCTGGAGCACGCTATCGCCGCGCCGTTTTGCACCCGCCAGCTGGCTGACCTCGGTGCACGGGTGATCAAGATCGAGCGCCCCGGCTCCGGCGACTTTGCCCGCGACTATGACGGGCGGGTCAACGGTCTGGCCTCGCACTTTGTCTGGACCAACCGCTCCAAGGAAAGCCTGACCCTCAACGTCAAGCAGCAGCAAGCTGCCGACGTGCTCGACAAGCTGCTGGCCACGGCCGATGTGCTGGTACAGAACCTGGCGCCGGGGGCGGCAGAACGTATGGGGTTGTCGTTTGCAACCCTGCATGAGCGTTTCCCGCGGTTGATCGTCTGCGATATTTCCGGTTACGGCGAAGGCGGACCCTACGAGCAGAAAAAGGCTTACGACCTGCTGATCCAGAGTGAAGGCGGGTTTTTGTCGGTGACCGGCGGGCCGGATGAACATGACATGGCCAAGGCCGGTTGCTCGATTGCCGATATCGCTGCAGGCATGTATGCCTACACCGGAGTGCTTTCGGCGCTGCTGCTGCGGGACAAGACCGGGGAGGGCAGCCGTATCGATGTGTCGATGCTCGAAAGCCTGGTGGAGTGGATGAACTACCCGCTGTATTACGCCTACGACGGTGCCGCGCCCCCGCCGCGGGCGGGGGCCGCGCATGCCACCATCTACCCCTACGGCCCGTTCCCTGCCGGCGACGGTGGCACAGTGATGCTTGGCCTGCAGAATGAACGCGAATGGCAGCAATTTTGCGACAGGGTGTTGCTACAGCCAGACCTGGCGAGCAACCCGCGCTTTAATGCCAATGCGCGGCGCTCAGAGAATCGCAGCGAGTTGCGGGCCATCATTGTCGAAACCTTTGCCGGAATGGGTACCGATGAAGTGATTGCCCGGCTCGACGGGGCATCGATTGCCAATGCCCATGTCAACGATATGGCCGGTGTGTGGGCTCATCCGCAACTGGCCGCCCGTAAACGCTGGCGCGAAGTGGACAGCCCGGCGGGCAAGTTGCCGGCGCTGCTGCCACCGGGGTGCAACACCGCTTTCGAGCCACGTATGGAGGCGGTTCCCGGTCTGGGCCAGCACACCGACAGTCTGCTGGGTGAACTGGGTTATGGCGCGGACGAGATCCAGCGTCTGCATCAACAAGGAGCGGTATAA
- a CDS encoding TRAP transporter substrate-binding protein, which translates to MFKHTLKALACALPLFAGFAGAADPISIKFAHVVAEHTPKGQGALLFKKLAEERLPGQVKVEVYPNSSLFGDGKEMEALLLGDVQLLAPSLAKFEHYSKPIQIFDLPFLFTDIQALDRFQQSPQGQALLKSMEGKGITGLGYWHNGMKQLSANKALYEPKDARGLKFRVQASAVLDEQFKALRAAPRKMSFAEVYQGLQTGVVNGTENTWSNYESQNVYEVQKFFTESNHGAIDYMVITNTKFWNGLPEEVRNTLDAVMAEVTVEVNKQAEALNQASRQRIADSGNSEIIILTPEQRELWREAMRPVWKKFESDIGPDVIAAAEQANQSS; encoded by the coding sequence ATGTTCAAGCACACTCTCAAGGCTCTGGCCTGCGCATTGCCATTATTCGCAGGTTTTGCGGGCGCTGCCGACCCCATCAGCATCAAATTCGCCCACGTTGTCGCCGAGCACACACCCAAGGGGCAGGGCGCGCTGTTGTTCAAGAAACTGGCCGAGGAACGCCTGCCCGGGCAGGTCAAGGTCGAGGTCTATCCGAACTCCTCGCTGTTTGGCGACGGCAAGGAAATGGAAGCGCTGCTGCTGGGTGACGTGCAACTGCTGGCGCCGTCGCTGGCCAAGTTCGAGCATTACTCCAAGCCGATCCAGATTTTCGATTTGCCCTTTCTGTTCACTGATATCCAGGCCCTCGACCGTTTCCAGCAAAGCCCGCAAGGTCAGGCTCTGCTCAAGTCGATGGAGGGCAAGGGCATTACCGGCCTTGGTTACTGGCATAACGGGATGAAGCAACTGTCCGCCAACAAAGCGCTCTACGAGCCCAAGGACGCCCGCGGCCTGAAGTTCCGCGTACAGGCTTCCGCCGTGCTGGATGAGCAGTTCAAGGCCCTGCGCGCGGCGCCACGCAAGATGAGTTTTGCCGAGGTTTATCAGGGCTTGCAGACCGGTGTGGTGAATGGCACCGAGAATACCTGGTCCAACTACGAAAGCCAGAACGTCTATGAGGTGCAGAAGTTCTTCACCGAGTCCAACCATGGCGCCATCGATTACATGGTGATCACCAATACCAAGTTCTGGAATGGCCTGCCTGAAGAGGTGCGCAACACCCTGGATGCGGTCATGGCCGAGGTCACCGTGGAGGTGAACAAGCAGGCCGAGGCGCTTAACCAGGCTTCCCGCCAGCGCATTGCCGATTCCGGCAACAGCGAAATCATCATCCTTACCCCGGAACAGCGCGAGTTGTGGCGTGAAGCCATGCGCCCGGTATGGAAGAAGTTCGAGAGCGACATCGGCCCTGATGTGATCGCGGCCGCCGAGCAGGCCAACCAAAGCAGTTAA